The Streptomyces sp. NBC_01142 genome has a window encoding:
- a CDS encoding NUDIX domain-containing protein, translated as MATPDFIREIRATAGHQLLLLPGVSAVVFDDEGRVLLGKRADTGKWSIIGGIPEPGEQPAVTAVREVYEETAVRCVAERVVLVQALRKPVTYPNGDQCQYMDIAFRCRAVGGEASVNDDESLEVGWFSVDALPELKEFSLFRIKQSLTEGPAWFEPTTDQ; from the coding sequence ATGGCAACCCCTGACTTCATCCGCGAGATCCGGGCCACCGCCGGGCACCAGCTTCTGCTGCTGCCGGGCGTCAGCGCTGTCGTCTTCGACGACGAGGGACGGGTGTTGCTGGGGAAACGTGCCGACACCGGCAAGTGGTCGATCATCGGCGGGATTCCGGAGCCGGGGGAGCAGCCGGCTGTGACGGCCGTGCGTGAGGTGTACGAGGAGACCGCGGTCCGCTGTGTCGCGGAGCGGGTCGTGCTCGTCCAGGCATTGCGGAAGCCGGTCACCTATCCCAACGGCGATCAGTGCCAGTACATGGACATCGCCTTCCGCTGCCGGGCGGTGGGCGGCGAGGCGAGCGTCAATGACGACGAGTCGCTCGAGGTGGGGTGGTTCTCCGTGGACGCGCTGCCGGAGCTCAAGGAGTTCTCGCTGTTCCGGATCAAGCAGTCGCTGACCGAGGGACCGGCATGGTTCGAACCCACCACTGATCAGTGA